A genomic region of Maniola hyperantus chromosome 5, iAphHyp1.2, whole genome shotgun sequence contains the following coding sequences:
- the LOC117982084 gene encoding uncharacterized protein produces MVVTRGQAGEEKGPGHEMDEMRTEDAPTISGTMEQRTRPEDEPSTEGGQTTAPTGLGKQRLDLPSVSRLPAPEQTAVMKKPCQRATKEGVRITETENLEPLREGIRQPPLSTPPASLQSEATAMSKQEADWAFEEGRLEIEKRYEIELLRKRLARRVSTFNGEDAAGDGPNTEAAPTAPVLRRVQEWLNQTEQRQGAPPEVGAVASPANVEVSRRHETRTAVHLPVRTKPDRKVEWDQPRILPTCSPHPAPAEEQPKTDIDRLAASINKVANRRPLLRELTELPKFSGEANEWNGFKIAMMHSTEHFKFSAIENVTRLRNSLQGKARDAVSSLLNSRDPDPERIMRSLDSTFGRPDAIARQAVVKIRKLKAPTTAMELEDFSIALTNIIAALREADIRREHLFNPQLVVEVLNKLDEITRSRFAPYAHEYGGIGEPEILVLTRFIELDAEQRMKHLAYNFNTNSHSSETFSRGARYTSRGRGASATKRVYFAAKATAKQHPAKPSCVACGGEHHLPTCPRLITKDIGDRWKFAREAQVCFQCLRANHRREGCKASRCGVNGCQQPHHHLLHKNTRAVGGAATASVMNTMASQSTVLLKICPVTIRGPKGTLDTYALLDEGSTITLVDGKVAAVVGAEGPTRKLKLHGINAVSDEISSQTVGLLIKSRSGSQFDEITARTVPKLELQSQAVPACVLGYPHLKGLKVSDVCYYGAVPRILIGADNGHLIVTRTLREGSREAPKACLTSLGWVIMGPNPGAKDEPREAVHHLHHRSQNSEDEALHGLVKSHFDLDALGVSLAKKEKPENERAVELFKVTARRNGPRFEVGLTWRSNKVRMPPSFFNAFKRLKGIEKKMDRDAAFGEGYMEQVGNLLQKGYATECSGTEEEECNAWFLPHFGVRNPNKPGKLRLVFDAAACSQGVSLNDMLLEGPDLLQSLPGILYRFREEPVAVTADIQEMFLQIKVRSEDQPSQMFLWRGNNRSEPPKRYKMTSLIFGATCSPFLAHSVRNLNAEEFRETHPAAFAAITTSHYMDDFVDSFPSKEEAIKAVQEVDYVHQQASFILRDWSSNEQGILNSFPVELRSRAHTQLMIGKESEERTLGLVWDAQQDELGFNTRMPRVPKEVKETVRAPSKRETLSAVMSIYDPLGFLSPYTIVAKIMLQSLWRLDIGWDEPIPKEQAGEFVTWMQGLHNIEQLRLPRCYDKHKEGQKRHLHIFCDASELAYAAVAYWQIEGPEDAVIVRLASAKAKVAPLRGMSIPRMELQAAVIGARLAEAVKSGHRWEAASTTFWSDSRTVLIWVRTNAKRYTPFVAHRLGEIAELTKPEQWRWVPTKSNPADDATRSEYAAGPRSEWLEGPQFLQQPSSEWPKEPTPEQREPEEEVLVYHVSQSRPLHWDAMPDINRISKWNVLIGATARVIYIAAKWRKMSKQLEVRDLQMAEKLWLERAQVDSFASEIQLLKRGEKIPRSSRLYKLDPEYGSDRLLRLRGRINAAPVTQDQKQPIILDGRHQLTRMLIQKEHEAAGHAGNERVVNDLRQRYWILQLRPSVRAVAHSCQQCRVRKAAPQVPTFGDLPAARLAPFSRPFQNVGVDYFGPMSITIGRRHEKRWCALFTCLTTRAVHLELVYSLSTDSAIQALRRMGGRRGWPSIIFSDNATNFKGADVELRAAVEEWAEPLREFCLGKMISWKFITPGTPNQGGAWERLVRSVKTALSATLNEKSPKEETLQTLLVEAEYSVNARPLTHVSVSHKDPEALTPNHFLIGSSSGLPVVGPCQQADKRTWRAAQALADEFWRRWIREYLPTLVPRGSAAQSLRQLQQGDLVVVVDDKLPRNVWPRGIIEQVYPGPDGEVRCADIRTSGGVFRRPTRKLAVLPIIEGAAAPT; encoded by the coding sequence ATGGTCGTCACGCGCGGTCAAGCCGGAGAAGAGAAGGGGCCTGGGCACGAAATGGACGAGATGCGTACTGAGGACGCACCAACCATTTCTGGAACTATGGAGCAAAGAACGAGGCCAGAAGATGAGCCGTCCACTGAGGGTGGACAGACTACGGCACCTACAGGACTGGGTAAGCAAAGATTAGATTTACCTTCCGTTAGCAGGTTGCCAGCTCCAGAACAGACCGCCGTGATGAAGAAACCATGTCAGCGAGCTACGAAGGAAGGGGTACGTATTACTGAGACCGAAAACTTGGAACCACTTCGGGAGGGGATAAGGCAACCCCCCCTTTCAACGCCGCCGGCATCACTGCAGTCTGAGGCAACTGCAATGAGTAAACAGGAAGCCGATTGGGCTTTTGAAGAAGGACGATTGGAGATTGAAAAAAGGTACGAAATAGAATTATTACGTAAACGACTGGCTCGTCGTGTATCTACATTCAATGGAGAAGACGCTGCTGGGGACGGGCCCAACACGGAGGCGGCGCCGACAGCACCGGTGCTAAGGCGCGTACAAGAATGGCTAAATCAAACAGAGCAGCGTCAAGGAGCACCGCCTGAAGTGGGAGCAGTGGCATCGCCTGCCAACGTTGAGGTTTCTCGGCGACACGAGACGCGTACAGCAGTGCACCTGCCGGTTAGGACAAAACCGGACAGGAAAGTGGAGTGGGATCAGCCAAGGATCCTGCCCACGTGTTCCCCACACCCGGCACCGGCCGAGGAGCAGCCGAAGACCGATATTGATCGGTTAGCTGCTTCAATAAACAAGGTAGCGAACAGAAGGCCGCTACTCCGTGAGTTGACGGAATTACCCAAGTTCTCTGGTGAAGCAAACGAATGGAATGGCTTCAAAATCGCGATGATGCATAGCACCGAACACTTCAAGTTCTCAGCAATAGAAAACGTTACGAGATTAAGAAACAGCTTACAAGGTAAGGCTCGGGATGCTGTATCAAGTTTGTTGAATTCTAGAGATCCAGATCCTGAGCGCATTATGAGGTCGTTAGATTCGACTTTTGGCAGACCCGACGCGATCGCCAGACAGGCAGTGGTAAAAATTCGCAAACTTAAAGCACCAACAACAGCCATGGAGTTGGAGGACTTCTCCATTGCGCTGACGAACATAATAGCTGCACTCCGGGAGGCGGATATTCGGCGGGAACATCTGTTTAACCCCCAACTGGTAGTGGAGGTTCTCAACAAGCTAGACGAGATTACCAGAAGCAGGTTTGCACCATATGCGCATGAGTACGGCGGTATAGGTGAACCAGAGATCTTAGTGCTGACCAGGTTCATTGAATTGGACGCCGAACAAAGAATGAAGCATTTAGCTTATAACTTCAACACGAATAGTCACTCATCGGAGACGTTTAGTAGGGGAGCGAGGTATACATCGCGAGGAAGAGGCGCATCCGCGACAAAGAGGGTATACTTCGCTGCCAAGGCCACGGCTAAGCAGCATCCCGCTAAGCCGTCGTGTGTCGCATGTGGAGGGGAGCACCACTTACCGACTTGTCCCCGACTTATAACTAAGGACATAGGTGATCGATGGAAGTTTGCAAGGGAAGCGCAGGTATGCTTTCAGTGCCTACGAGCTAACCACCGTCGCGAGGGATGCAAGGCCAGTAGGTGTGGGGTTAATGGGTGTCAACAACCCCATCACCACCTTCTGCACAAAAATACAAGGGCCGTCGGGGGAGCCGCCACAGCTTCAGTGATGAACACAATGGCAAGTCAAAGCACGGTGCTACTGAAGATATGCCCCGTCACCATTAGAGGTCCCAAGGGAACGTTGGATACGTATGCTCTATTGGATGAGGGATCAACCATAACCTTGGTAGACGGGAAAGTGGCGGCCGTCGTAGGTGCAGAAGGGCCGACGAGAAAGCTCAAACTCCATGGGATCAATGCGGTAAGTGATGAAATCAGCAGCCAAACAGTGGGACTACTGATAAAATCAAGATCTGGGTCGCAGTTTGATGAGATAACCGCACGGACGGTCCCAAAGCTTGAACTGCAGAGCCAGGCAGTTCCAGCGTGTGTTCTGGGATATCCGCATCTGAAAGGCTTAAAGGTAAGCGATGTGTGTTATTACGGGGCCGTTCCAAGGATCTTGATTGGTGCCGATAACGGGCACTTAATTGTCACAAGGACATTACGTGAAGGAAGTAGAGAGGCACCTAAAGCTTGCCTCACGAGCCTCGGGTGGGTAATTATGGGACCCAACCCGGGTGCAAAGGATGAACCGAGAGAGGCggttcatcatcttcatcaccGTAGTCAGAACAGCGAGGATGAAGCGCTTCATGGCTTAGTGAAAAGCCACTTCGACTTAGATGCGTTGGGAGTGAGCTTGGCCAAGAAGGAAAAGCCGGAAAACGAACGGGCCGTCGAGTTGTTTAAGGTTACAGCCCGACGAAATGGACCAAGATTCGAAGTTGGACTAACGTGGCGATCAAACAAGGTAAGGATGCCACCCAGCTTTTTCAATGCCTTTAAGCGCTTGAAAGGCATTGAAAAGAAAATGGACCGCGATGCAGCGTTCGGAGAAGGCTACATGGAACAAGTGGGAAACCTGCTGCAGAAGGGATATGCGACGGAATGTAGCGGCACCGAAGAAGAAGAGTGTAACGCCTGGTTTCTACCTCACTTTGGAGTTAGAAACCCTAACAAACCAGGAAAACTCAGGTTAGTGTTTGACGCCGCCGCATGCAGCCAGGGAGTAAGCTTGAATGACATGTTACTGGAAGGACCGGACCTCCTACAGTCCCTGCCAGGAATATTGTACAGATTCCGGGAAGAGCCTGTAGCAGTAACGGCAGACATTCAAGAGATGTTCTTACAGATCAAGGTGAGGTCTGAAGATCAGCCATCTCAGATGTTTTTATGGAGGGGTAACAATAGAAGTGAGCCGCCGAAAAGGTATAAGATGACATCTTTAATATTCGGGGCTACATGTTCCCCATTTTTAGCACACAGTGTCCGCAACCTGAACGCTGAGGAGTTCAGAGAGACACATCCTGCAGCATTCGCCGCCATAACTACAAGTCATTACATGGACGACTTCGTAGATAGCTTCCCGAGTAAGGAGGAAGCCATAAAAGCGGTGCAGGAGGTGGACTACGTGCACCAACAAGCCAGCTTCATTCTGCGAGATTGGAGCTCCAATGAACAAGGTATATTAAATAGCTTTCCGGTTGAGTTGCGATCGCGAGCGCATACTCAACTAATGATAGGAAAAGAAAGCGAGGAGCGAACGTTAGGGCTTGTCTGGGATGCCCAGCAGGATGAACTGGGTTTTAACACAAGGATGCCAAGAGTGCCGAAGGAGGTTAAGGAAACGGTAAGAGCTCCTTCGAAACGGGAAACGCTAAGCGCGGTCATGTCAATCTACGACCCGCTCGGGTTCTTGAGTCCGTATACTATAGTAGCAAAGATTATGCTACAGTCACTCTGGCGTCTGGACATCGGATGGGACGAGCCTATCCCAAAGGAACAAGCAGGTGAGTTCGTCACATGGATGCAAGGTCTACACAACATTGAACAGCTGCGGTTGCCACGATGCTACGATAAGCACAAGGAGGGCCAGAAGCGACATCTTCACATATTCTGCGATGCCAGCGAGCTGGCATATGCAGCCGTGGCATATTGGCAGATAGAAGGACCAGAGGACGCCGTGATCGTACGGCTGGCATCGGCAAAAGCCAAGGTAGCACCACTAAGAGGTATGAGTATTCCCCGGATGGAATTACAAGCAGCTGTTATCGGTGCACGACTTGCAGAGGCAGTGAAAAGTGGACATCGCTGGGAGGCAGCCAGTACCACATTCTGGTCGGATTCCAGAACAGTCCTCATATGGGTGAGAACCAATGCTAAACGTTATACACCATTTGTAGCACATCGGCTAGGAGAGATAGCCGAACTGACTAAACCAGAACAATGGCGTTGGGTGCCAACGAAAAGCAACCCAGCGGACGACGCGACGCGTTCAGAGTACGCAGCGGGGCCCAGATCGGAATGGCTGGAGGGACCGCAGTTTCTACAGCAGCCATCATCCGAGTGGCCGAAAGAACCAACCCCTGAGCAGAGGGAGCCCGAGGAGGAAGTCCTCGTGTATCATGTAAGCCAGTCAAGACCGCTACATTGGGACGCTATGCCGGATATTAACCGGATTAGCAAATGGAACGTGCTGATAGGAGCTACGGCACGAGTAATCTACATTGCAGCAAAATGGAGAAAGATGAGCAAACAACTAGAGGTACGTGATCTTCAAATGGCGGAAAAGCTATGGCTGGAAAGAGCCCAAGTAGACAGCTTCGCCTCTGAGATACAGCTGCTGAAACGGGGGGAGAAGATACCCCGTTCCAGCCGCCTATATAAACTGGACCCAGAGTATGGGTCAGATCGACTGCTAAGGTTGCGCGGGCGGATTAACGCCGCACCGGTAACACAAGATCAAAAGCAGCCGATCATTTTAGACGGACGGCATCAGCTCACACGAATGCTGATCCAAAAGGAACACGAGGCTGCAGGCCACGCAGGCAATGAAAGAGTCGTGAACGATCTAAGGCAACGTTATTGGATCTTACAGCTACGACCTTCCGTACGAGCAGTCGCCCACAGTTGTCAACAATGCAGAGTAAGAAAAGCCGCTCCTCAAGTACCAACGTTTGGTGACCTGCCAGCAGCAAGATTGGCGCCGTTTAGCCGACCATTTCAGAACGTAGGGGTAGACTACTTCGGGCCAATGAGCATCACGATCGGCAGGCGCCACGAAAAAAGGTGGTGCGCTCTTTTCACATGTCTAACAACTCGAGCAGTACATCTGGAGTTGGTGTACAGCCTGTCCACGGATTCTGCAATCCAGGCCCTACGCCGCATGGGAGGGAGGCGAGGTTGGCCTTCCATTATATTTTCAGATAACGCGACGAACTTTAAAGGGGCTGACGTCGAGTTGAGAGCCGCTGTCGAGGAGTGGGCAGAGCCACTCAGGGAGTTCTGCCTAGGTAAGATGATATCATGGAAATTTATAACACCAGGTACCCCAAACCAAGGAGGAGCATGGGAGAGACTGGTGCGCTCGGTGAAAACAGCCCTAAGTGCCACCTTGAACGAGAAGTCTCCAAAGGAGGAGACACTGCAGACTCTGCTGGTGGAAGCCGAGTATTCAGTGAATGCTCGTCCCCTAACACATGTGTCGGTAAGTCATAAAGACCCagaggcattgactccgaacCATTTCCTCATTGGATCGTCATCAGGGTTACCCGTAGTGGGCCCATGTCAGCAAGCAGACAAGAGGACTTGGCGAGCAGCTCAGGCGCTAGCAGACGAGTTCTGGAGGCGTTGGATACGTGAGTATTTACCAACGTTAGTCCCGCGCGGCAGTGCCGCTCAAAGCTTACGACAACTCCAGCAAGGAGACCTCGTCGTCGTTGTAGACGACAAGTTGCCGCGCAACGTGTGGCCTAGAGGGATAATAGAGCAGGTGTACCCCGGGCCCGACGGCGAAGTCCGATGTGCAGACATAAGAACATCAGGAGGTGTGTTTCGTAGGCCAACACGTAAGTTAGCTGTCCTCCCAATTATAGAAGGGGCTGCGGCTCCCACGTAG